A single region of the Enterobacter cloacae complex sp. R_G8 genome encodes:
- the pncB gene encoding nicotinate phosphoribosyltransferase: MTRFASPVLHTLLDTDAYKLHMQQAVFHHYYDVDVAAEFRCRGDDLLGIYADSIREQVDAMQHLTLQDDEYQWLSGLPFFKADYLNWLRDFRYKPEQVTVTNDNGKLDIRLEGPWREVIMWEVPLLAVISELAHRYRSPETGVTQALAALENKLTGFATLTDGLDMSRFRLMDFGTRRRFSRDVQQAIVERLQQEPWFVGTSNYDLARRLNLTPMGTQAHEWFQAHQQISPDLANSQRAALAAWLDEYPNQLGIALTDCITMDAFLRDFGPEFAERYQGLRHDSGDPVEWGEKAIAHYEKLGIDPMSKVLVFSDNLDLAKAVELYRHFSTRVNLSFGIGTRLTCDIPQVKPLNIVIKLVECNGKPVAKLSDSPGKTICHDKAFVRALRKAFDLPQVKKAS; encoded by the coding sequence ATGACTCGATTCGCTTCTCCTGTTCTGCATACGTTGCTGGATACCGACGCGTATAAACTGCACATGCAGCAAGCCGTTTTCCACCATTACTATGATGTTGATGTTGCGGCGGAATTTCGCTGCCGTGGCGACGACTTGCTTGGTATCTACGCAGACTCCATTCGTGAACAGGTCGATGCTATGCAGCATCTGACGTTGCAGGACGACGAATACCAGTGGCTTTCCGGCCTGCCTTTCTTTAAAGCTGACTATCTGAACTGGCTACGCGACTTCCGCTATAAGCCAGAGCAGGTCACCGTCACCAATGATAACGGCAAGCTGGATATTCGCCTTGAAGGCCCATGGCGCGAAGTGATCATGTGGGAAGTTCCGCTGCTGGCCGTGATCAGCGAGCTGGCTCACCGCTACCGTTCGCCGGAAACCGGGGTGACTCAGGCACTGGCCGCGCTGGAAAACAAACTCACGGGGTTTGCCACCCTGACGGATGGGCTGGATATGTCCCGCTTCCGCCTGATGGACTTTGGCACGCGTCGCCGTTTCTCTCGCGACGTTCAGCAGGCCATTGTCGAGCGTCTGCAGCAGGAGCCGTGGTTCGTGGGCACCAGTAATTACGATCTGGCGCGTCGTCTGAACCTGACACCGATGGGTACCCAGGCACATGAATGGTTCCAGGCACATCAGCAGATCAGTCCAGATCTGGCCAACAGCCAACGTGCCGCACTGGCCGCGTGGCTTGACGAGTATCCGAATCAACTCGGCATCGCCCTGACCGACTGCATCACGATGGATGCGTTCCTGCGTGATTTCGGCCCTGAGTTCGCTGAGCGTTACCAGGGGTTACGCCATGACTCCGGGGATCCGGTTGAATGGGGTGAGAAGGCGATCGCGCATTACGAAAAACTCGGCATCGACCCGATGAGCAAGGTGCTGGTCTTCTCCGATAACCTCGATCTCGCGAAAGCGGTTGAACTCTATCGCCATTTCAGTACCCGAGTGAACCTGAGCTTCGGGATTGGCACCCGTTTAACCTGTGACATCCCTCAGGTAAAACCGCTGAATATTGTGATAAAACTGGTGGAATGTAACGGCAAGCCGGTAGCGAAGCTCTCCGATAGCCCGGGTAAAACCATCTGTCATGACAAAGCATTTGTCCGCGCGTTACGCAAAGCTTTCGATCTCCCTCAGGTCAAAAAAGCCAGTTAA
- the asnS gene encoding asparagine--tRNA ligase, which produces MSVVPVADVLQGRVAVDQEVTVRGWVRTRRDSKAGISFLAVYDGSCFDPVQAVINNSLPNYNDDVLHLTTGCSVIVTGVVVASPGQGQSFEIQATAIEVTGWVEDPDTYPMAAKRHSIEYLREVAHLRPRTNLIGAVARVRHTLAQALHRFFDEQGYFWVSTPLITASDTEGAGEMFRVSTLDLENLPRTPEGKVDFDKDFFGKEAFLTVSGQLNGETYACALSKIYTFGPTFRAENSNTSRHLAEFWMLEPEVAFADLNDVAGLAESMLKYVFKAVLEERADDMKFFAERVDNEAIARLERFVSSDFAQVDYTDAVAILEKCGETFENPVYWGVDLSSEHERYLAEKHFKAPVVVKNYPKDIKAFYMRLNEDGKTVAAMDVLAPGIGEIIGGSQREERLDVLDARMQEMGLNPADYSWYRDLRRYGTVPHSGFGLGFERLIAYVTGVQNVRDVIPFPRTPRNASF; this is translated from the coding sequence ATGAGCGTTGTGCCTGTAGCCGACGTACTCCAGGGCCGTGTCGCTGTTGACCAGGAAGTCACCGTGCGCGGATGGGTGCGTACCCGCCGAGATTCTAAAGCTGGCATCTCCTTCCTTGCCGTCTATGACGGTTCCTGCTTTGATCCTGTACAGGCCGTCATTAATAATTCTCTGCCCAATTACAATGATGACGTTCTGCACCTGACAACGGGTTGTTCCGTAATTGTTACCGGCGTGGTTGTTGCATCACCGGGACAGGGTCAGAGTTTTGAAATTCAGGCCACGGCCATTGAAGTGACCGGCTGGGTTGAAGATCCGGACACCTACCCGATGGCAGCAAAACGTCACAGCATCGAATATCTGCGTGAAGTGGCTCACCTGCGTCCGCGCACTAACCTGATTGGTGCGGTTGCCCGTGTCCGCCACACGCTGGCGCAGGCACTGCATCGCTTCTTCGACGAGCAGGGTTATTTCTGGGTGTCTACCCCGTTGATCACCGCCTCCGATACCGAAGGTGCTGGCGAAATGTTCCGCGTCTCGACGCTGGATCTGGAAAACCTGCCGCGCACGCCGGAAGGTAAAGTGGACTTTGACAAAGACTTCTTTGGTAAAGAAGCCTTCCTGACAGTGTCCGGCCAGCTCAACGGCGAAACCTACGCCTGTGCGCTGTCTAAAATCTACACCTTCGGCCCAACCTTCCGTGCGGAAAACTCCAACACCAGCCGTCACCTGGCGGAATTCTGGATGCTGGAGCCTGAAGTGGCTTTCGCAGACCTGAACGATGTCGCTGGCCTGGCGGAATCCATGCTCAAGTATGTCTTCAAAGCGGTACTGGAAGAACGTGCTGATGACATGAAATTCTTCGCTGAGCGTGTCGATAACGAAGCGATTGCACGTCTGGAGCGCTTTGTTTCCTCCGACTTTGCCCAGGTGGATTACACCGATGCAGTCGCTATTCTCGAGAAATGTGGTGAGACGTTTGAGAACCCGGTTTACTGGGGCGTGGATCTCTCTTCCGAGCATGAGCGGTACCTGGCTGAGAAGCACTTCAAAGCACCGGTTGTTGTGAAAAACTATCCGAAAGACATTAAGGCGTTCTATATGCGCCTTAACGAAGACGGTAAAACCGTTGCCGCAATGGACGTACTGGCACCGGGCATTGGTGAAATTATCGGTGGTTCCCAGCGTGAAGAGCGTCTGGACGTGCTGGATGCGCGCATGCAAGAGATGGGGCTCAATCCAGCGGATTACAGCTGGTATCGCGATCTGCGCCGTTACGGTACTGTGCCACACTCAGGCTTTGGTCTGGGCTTCGAACGTCTGATCGCCTACGTCACAGGTGTTCAGAACGTACGTGACGTTATTCCGTTCCCACGTACGCCGCGTAATGCCAGCTTCTAA
- a CDS encoding porin, translating to MMKRNILAVVIPALLVAGAANAAEIYNKNGNKLDLYGKVVGEHDFVTSGDNTDSSDATYAQIGFKGETQINDQLTGYGQWEYRALASQPESSQTQRTRLAFAGLKAGDAGSIDYGRNYGIVYDVESYTDMAPSYSGMTWANYSDNFMTGRTTGVLTYRNSDFFGLVDGLSLGLQYQGKNDRTDVKTANGDGFGTSVGYEFGEGFGLIGAYSNSDRTNRQTADGKGEKAEAWAVGAKYDANNIYLATTYAETRNMTREEDGSFANKTQNFEVIAQYQFDFGLRPSVSYVQSKGKNLAQRGTFAGGDADLQKFVELGATYYFNKNFNIYVDYQLNLIDDTDYSRSVGIVNGKDDQVAMAVTYQF from the coding sequence ATGATGAAGCGCAATATTCTGGCAGTGGTAATCCCTGCCCTGCTGGTAGCCGGTGCAGCTAACGCTGCAGAAATCTATAACAAAAACGGCAACAAACTGGATCTGTACGGGAAAGTGGTTGGTGAGCACGATTTCGTGACCTCCGGTGACAACACAGACAGCAGCGATGCTACCTATGCTCAGATCGGTTTCAAAGGCGAAACCCAAATCAATGACCAACTGACCGGTTACGGCCAGTGGGAATACCGTGCTCTGGCAAGCCAGCCAGAAAGCAGCCAGACTCAGCGTACCCGTCTGGCGTTCGCTGGCCTGAAAGCTGGTGATGCAGGTTCCATCGACTACGGCCGTAACTACGGTATCGTTTACGATGTAGAATCTTACACCGATATGGCGCCATCCTACTCAGGTATGACCTGGGCTAACTACTCTGATAACTTCATGACCGGCCGTACCACTGGCGTTCTGACCTATCGTAACTCTGACTTCTTCGGTCTGGTTGATGGCCTGAGCCTGGGCCTGCAGTATCAGGGTAAAAACGATCGTACCGACGTTAAAACCGCTAACGGTGACGGTTTTGGTACCTCTGTTGGTTATGAGTTCGGCGAAGGTTTCGGCCTGATCGGCGCATACAGCAACTCTGACCGTACTAACCGGCAGACCGCTGACGGTAAAGGCGAGAAAGCGGAAGCATGGGCTGTTGGTGCTAAGTACGATGCGAACAACATCTACCTGGCAACCACCTACGCTGAAACCCGCAACATGACCCGTGAAGAAGACGGTTCATTCGCAAACAAAACTCAGAACTTCGAAGTTATCGCTCAGTACCAGTTCGACTTCGGTCTGCGTCCATCCGTGTCCTACGTTCAGTCTAAAGGTAAAAACCTGGCTCAGCGCGGCACCTTCGCGGGCGGCGATGCTGACCTGCAGAAATTTGTTGAACTCGGTGCGACTTACTACTTCAACAAAAACTTCAACATCTATGTTGACTACCAGTTGAACCTGATCGACGACACCGACTACTCTCGTAGCGTGGGTATCGTGAACGGTAAAGACGACCAGGTTGCAATGGCTGTAACTTACCAGTTCTAA
- a CDS encoding amino acid aminotransferase, producing the protein MFENITAAPADPILGLADLFRADDRPGKINLGIGVYKDETGKTPVLTSVKKAEQYLLENETTKNYLGIDGIPEFGRCTQELLFGKGSTIVSDKRARTAQTPGGTGALRVAADFLAKNTAVKRVWVSNPSWPNHKSVFNSAGLEVCEYAYYDAAHHALDFDGLLASLSEAQAGDVVLFHGCCHNPTGIDPTLEQWEHLAKLSVEKGWLPLFDFAYQGFARGLEEDAEGLRAFAAVHQELIVASSYSKNFGLYNERVGACTLVAASEETAERAFSQMKSVIRANYSNPPAHGASVVATILSNDALRAIWEQELNDMRQRIQRMRLLFVNTLAEKGADRDFSFIIKQNGMFSFSGLTKEQVLRLREEFGVYAVASGRVNVAGMTPDNMAPLCEAIVAVL; encoded by the coding sequence ATGTTTGAGAACATTACCGCCGCTCCTGCCGACCCTATTCTGGGCCTGGCCGATCTGTTTCGTGCCGACGACCGCCCTGGCAAAATCAACCTGGGTATTGGTGTATATAAAGATGAAACCGGCAAAACCCCGGTACTGACCAGCGTAAAAAAAGCTGAGCAGTATCTGCTGGAAAATGAAACCACCAAGAACTACCTCGGTATTGATGGTATCCCTGAGTTTGGTCGTTGCACGCAGGAGCTGCTGTTCGGTAAAGGTAGTACAATTGTGAGCGACAAACGCGCGCGCACAGCACAAACGCCTGGCGGTACCGGCGCACTGCGCGTGGCGGCGGATTTCCTTGCAAAAAATACCGCTGTTAAGCGTGTCTGGGTGAGCAATCCAAGCTGGCCGAACCACAAGAGCGTCTTTAACTCTGCGGGTCTGGAAGTGTGCGAATATGCGTATTATGACGCCGCACACCACGCTCTGGACTTCGATGGCCTGCTGGCAAGCCTGAGCGAAGCACAGGCAGGTGACGTGGTACTGTTCCACGGTTGCTGCCACAACCCAACCGGTATTGATCCTACGCTTGAGCAGTGGGAACACCTGGCTAAGCTCTCCGTTGAGAAAGGCTGGCTGCCGTTGTTTGACTTCGCCTATCAGGGCTTTGCCCGTGGTCTGGAAGAAGATGCTGAAGGTCTGCGCGCATTCGCAGCTGTCCATCAGGAGCTGATCGTTGCAAGCTCCTACTCCAAGAATTTTGGCCTGTACAATGAGCGCGTAGGCGCCTGTACGCTGGTCGCGGCAAGCGAAGAGACCGCAGAGCGTGCGTTCAGCCAGATGAAATCTGTGATCCGCGCAAACTACTCTAACCCACCGGCACACGGTGCCTCTGTCGTTGCCACCATTCTGAGCAACGATGCGCTGCGTGCGATCTGGGAACAAGAGCTGAACGATATGCGTCAGCGTATTCAGCGCATGCGCCTGCTGTTTGTAAATACTCTGGCTGAGAAAGGGGCTGACCGTGACTTCAGCTTTATTATTAAGCAGAACGGGATGTTCTCTTTCAGCGGCCTGACCAAAGAGCAGGTACTGCGTCTGCGTGAAGAGTTTGGCGTGTACGCCGTGGCCTCTGGCCGCGTGAACGTTGCAGGTATGACCCCTGACAACATGGCGCCACTGTGCGAAGCGATTGTCGCCGTACTGTAA
- a CDS encoding MBL fold metallo-hydrolase, with amino-acid sequence MNYRIIPVTAFSQNCSLIWCEQTKLAALVDPGGDAEKIKQEVAESGVTLMQILLTHGHLDHVGAAAELAQHYGVPVIGPEKEDEFWLQGLPAQSRMFGLDECQPLTPDRWLNEGERVNVGNVTLQVLHCPGHTPGHIVFFDDQSRLLISGDVIFKGGVGRSDFPRGDHGQLIQSIKQKLLPLGDDVTFIPGHGPMSTLGYERVHNPFLQDEMPVW; translated from the coding sequence ATGAACTATCGTATTATTCCGGTTACGGCGTTCTCCCAGAATTGTTCATTGATCTGGTGTGAGCAAACCAAACTGGCCGCGCTTGTCGATCCCGGCGGTGACGCTGAGAAGATCAAACAGGAAGTTGCAGAAAGCGGTGTGACGCTGATGCAGATTTTACTGACGCATGGTCACCTTGACCATGTCGGCGCAGCGGCGGAGCTGGCACAGCACTATGGTGTGCCGGTGATCGGTCCGGAAAAAGAAGATGAGTTCTGGCTGCAGGGTTTGCCAGCCCAAAGCCGCATGTTTGGCCTCGATGAGTGTCAGCCGCTGACGCCCGATCGCTGGTTAAACGAAGGAGAGCGTGTGAACGTAGGGAATGTGACTTTACAGGTGTTGCATTGTCCTGGGCATACGCCAGGCCATATCGTCTTCTTTGATGACCAGTCTCGTCTGCTGATTTCCGGCGATGTGATTTTCAAAGGTGGCGTAGGACGCAGCGATTTTCCGCGTGGCGACCACGGACAGCTGATCCAGTCGATTAAACAGAAGTTATTGCCACTGGGTGATGACGTGACGTTTATCCCTGGACATGGCCCGATGTCGACGCTGGGCTACGAGCGGGTGCATAACCCCTTCCTTCAGGATGAAATGCCTGTCTGGTAA
- a CDS encoding YcbK family protein, translated as MDKFDANRRKLLALGGVALGAAAILPTPAFATLSTPRPRILTLNNLHTGESLKAEFFDGRGYIQDELARLNHFFRDFRANKVKAIDPGLFDQLFRLQGLLGTSKPVQLISGYRSIDTNNELRARSRGVAKKSYHTRGQAMDFHIEGVSLANIRKAALSMRAGGVGYYPSSNFVHIDTGPVRHW; from the coding sequence ATGGACAAATTTGACGCTAATCGCCGCAAACTGCTGGCGTTAGGTGGTGTTGCGCTCGGCGCAGCGGCCATCCTGCCGACGCCAGCATTTGCCACCCTCTCGACACCTCGTCCGCGTATTTTAACGCTCAACAATCTGCATACTGGTGAGTCGCTAAAAGCGGAGTTCTTCGATGGCAGAGGCTATATTCAGGATGAATTAGCAAGACTTAACCATTTTTTCCGTGATTTCCGCGCGAATAAAGTAAAAGCCATCGACCCAGGATTATTTGACCAGTTGTTCCGCCTTCAGGGCCTGCTGGGTACCAGCAAGCCGGTGCAACTCATTTCTGGTTATCGTTCCATTGATACCAATAATGAATTGCGCGCCCGCAGCCGTGGGGTAGCGAAAAAAAGCTATCACACCAGGGGACAGGCAATGGACTTCCATATTGAAGGCGTTTCGTTAGCCAATATTCGCAAAGCTGCGTTATCTATGCGCGCAGGTGGTGTAGGATATTACCCAAGTAGTAACTTTGTGCATATTGATACCGGTCCAGTTCGGCACTGGTAA
- the ldtD gene encoding L,D-transpeptidase, translated as MLLKKNRGHQLSALSLCLAVMFAPLLSAQADEPEVVPSDSSATMGAQPTSLSQPLDQSPATAIMAGIRPLPEGIDAGALRQQLLTGLPAGYTPAYINQLALLYAARDMKPMWENRDAVRAFQQQLAEVAIAGFQPQFTTWVELLTDPTVTGQARDVVLSDAMMGYLQFVAGIPVNGNRWLYSEKPYKLATPALSVINQWQLALDNGELPRFIASLAPAHPQYATMHQSLLELVADSRPWPQVRGTTTLRPGQWSSDVPAIREIMKRSGILESGPKIALPGDDTQSAVVSPSAPVKEKKAVAQSNKPAAYDRELVAAVKQFQAAQGLGADGVIGPSTRDWLNVSPAQRAGVLALNIQRLRLLPGTLSTGIMVNIPAYSLVYYQNGSEVLASRVIVGRPDRKTPMMSSALNNVVVNPPWNVPPTLARKDILPKVWNDPGYLERHNYTVIRGWNSKETIDPWMVDWSTITPSNLPFRFQQAPGAHNSLGRYKFNMPSSDAIYLHDTPNHNLFQKDARALSSGCVRVNKASELANMLLQDAGWNDTRISDALKQGDTRYVNIRHNIPVNLYYLTAFVGEDGRTQYRTDIYNYDLTARSGAQILPKAEQLIR; from the coding sequence ATGTTGCTAAAGAAAAATCGTGGTCATCAGCTGTCAGCGTTGAGTTTGTGTCTGGCGGTGATGTTTGCTCCACTGTTAAGCGCTCAGGCCGATGAGCCTGAAGTTGTACCGTCAGACAGTTCCGCGACGATGGGGGCGCAGCCGACGTCGCTGTCACAACCGCTGGATCAATCTCCGGCGACGGCCATTATGGCGGGTATCAGGCCGCTACCCGAAGGTATCGACGCCGGCGCGCTCCGCCAGCAGCTTCTTACCGGACTTCCTGCCGGATATACGCCTGCCTACATTAACCAGCTTGCGCTGCTTTATGCCGCACGTGATATGAAGCCGATGTGGGAAAACCGGGACGCCGTGCGGGCTTTCCAGCAGCAACTGGCGGAAGTCGCCATTGCAGGTTTTCAGCCGCAATTCACCACCTGGGTTGAGCTCCTGACCGATCCGACTGTAACCGGTCAGGCGCGCGATGTGGTGCTGTCTGATGCCATGATGGGCTACCTCCAGTTTGTGGCGGGTATTCCGGTCAATGGCAACCGCTGGTTATACAGTGAAAAACCGTACAAGCTGGCGACACCGGCGCTGTCGGTCATTAACCAGTGGCAACTGGCGCTGGATAACGGAGAGCTGCCGCGCTTTATCGCAAGCCTGGCGCCGGCGCATCCGCAATATGCCACCATGCATCAGTCGCTGCTTGAGCTGGTTGCCGATTCCCGCCCGTGGCCTCAGGTGCGTGGCACAACCACGCTTCGTCCGGGGCAGTGGAGCAGCGATGTCCCGGCGATCCGCGAAATTATGAAACGCTCCGGCATTCTCGAAAGCGGTCCTAAGATTGCGCTGCCTGGCGACGATACGCAAAGCGCGGTCGTCAGCCCGTCGGCCCCGGTAAAAGAGAAAAAGGCCGTTGCACAGAGCAACAAACCCGCCGCCTACGATCGCGAGCTGGTCGCGGCGGTTAAGCAGTTCCAGGCCGCGCAGGGGCTGGGCGCAGACGGGGTGATCGGTCCATCCACCCGCGACTGGCTCAACGTCTCGCCTGCTCAGCGCGCTGGGGTGCTGGCGCTGAATATCCAGCGTTTACGCCTGCTGCCGGGAACGCTGTCGACCGGGATTATGGTGAATATTCCGGCGTATTCGCTGGTTTATTATCAGAACGGTAGCGAGGTGCTGGCCTCCCGGGTGATTGTGGGGCGGCCTGACCGAAAAACGCCGATGATGAGCAGCGCCCTGAATAACGTGGTGGTAAACCCGCCGTGGAACGTGCCGCCGACGCTGGCGCGCAAGGATATTCTGCCTAAGGTCTGGAACGATCCTGGCTATCTGGAGCGTCATAACTATACGGTGATCCGCGGCTGGAACAGCAAAGAGACGATCGATCCGTGGATGGTTGACTGGTCAACGATTACGCCGTCGAACCTGCCATTCCGTTTCCAGCAGGCTCCGGGTGCGCATAACTCGCTGGGGCGCTATAAATTCAACATGCCAAGTTCGGACGCTATCTATTTGCATGATACGCCGAACCATAATCTGTTCCAGAAAGATGCCCGCGCGCTCAGCTCAGGCTGCGTTCGTGTGAATAAGGCATCGGAACTGGCGAATATGCTGTTGCAGGATGCGGGCTGGAACGATACGCGCATTTCTGATGCGCTGAAACAAGGGGATACGCGTTACGTTAATATTCGACACAATATTCCGGTCAATCTTTACTATCTGACGGCGTTTGTTGGCGAAGATGGGCGTACTCAGTATCGTACAGATATTTACAATTATGATCTCACCGCGCGATCCGGCGCACAAATTTTGCCAAAAGCTGAACAATTAATCAGGTAA